In Eucalyptus grandis isolate ANBG69807.140 chromosome 4, ASM1654582v1, whole genome shotgun sequence, the following proteins share a genomic window:
- the LOC104441016 gene encoding E3 ubiquitin-protein ligase RMA1H1, with the protein MAFEQYFAQEWRPISGPAMDSGSSDGCFDCNICLDFAIEPVVTLCGHLYCWPCIYKWLHVQSASLASDEHPQCPVCKAEISHTAMVPLYGRGQSSKESDLQDKALQLGTIVPPRPAACGIQALASTTPRSGQQLPYRNPYQNPYYSANSFEEDSPSPFLSMGSVGLDHSMVGMFGEMFYARVFGNSDSLYGYPNSYRYMGGSSPRLRRQEMQANKSLSRVTFFLFCCFLLCLIVF; encoded by the coding sequence ATGGCATTCGAGCAGTACTTTGCCCAGGAGTGGAGGCCCATCTCTGGACCAGCTATGGATTCTGGAAGTAGCGATGGCTGTTTCGACTGCAACATCTGTCTAGACTTTGCGATTGAGCCTGTGGTCACTCTCTGTGGTCACCTCTACTGCTGGCCCTGCATCTACAAATGGCTCCACGTGCAAAGCGCCTCGCTTGCTTCTGATGAGCACCCACAGTGTCCCGTCTGCAAGGCTGAAATATCCCACACAGCCATGGTCCCTCTCTATGGGCGTGGCCAAAGCTCCAAAGAGTCTGATCTGCAAGACAAGGCACTCCAACTAGGAACAATTGTACCCCCGAGACCAGCGGCTTGTGGCATCCAAGCTCTCGCCTCTACAACACCCCGCAGTGGTCAGCAGCTCCCCTACCGTAATCCTTACCAAAATCCGTACTACAGCGCCAATTCGTTTGAAGAAGATTCACCATCACCATTCCTCAGCATGGGATCCGTAGGCCTCGACCACTCGATGGTGGGAATGTTTGGGGAAATGTTTTATGCAAGAGTCTTCGGCAATTCGGACAGCCTATATGGTTACCCGAATTCATATAGGTACATGGGAGGAAGTAGCCCGAGGTTGAGGAGGCAGGAAATGCAGGCGAATAAGTCGCTGAGCAGAGTaactttcttcctcttctgttGCTTCCTGCTCTGTCTAATTGTATTCTGA